The Betta splendens chromosome 4, fBetSpl5.4, whole genome shotgun sequence genome contains a region encoding:
- the nck1b gene encoding cytoplasmic protein NCK1 isoform X1 encodes MDLPYQVNRSFRAHQVLSFDAVQCTSCKMTEEVIVIAKFDYMAQQDQELDIKKNERLWLLDDSKSWWRVRNATNKTGFVPSNYVERKNSARKASIVKNLKDTLGIGKVKSRKGGMRDTASNADSDMYADNGERLYDLNLPALVKFNYSAEREDELSLVKGTRVVVMEKCSDGWWRGSHNGRSGWFPSNYVTEDVDGTVGGGGMGGFGDPAGSLTEKLAAVVNSTTNGNRVLHTVQALYPFSSGNEEELNFEKGEVMEVVEKPENDPEWWKCRKVDGQLGLVPKNYVTVLDSTSHKPTAGSAGPPPPDCDYISPSGSGHFAGKEWYYGKVTRHQAEVALNQRGIEGDFLIRDSESSPNGFSISLKAQSKNKHFKVLVQLKENLYCIGQRKFNSMEELVEHYKKAPIFTSEQGDKLYLIKALAAS; translated from the exons ATGGACCTGCCTTATCAG GTCAACAGAAGTTTCAGAGCCCATCAAGTTCTCAGTTTTGATGCAGTACAG TGTACCTCGTGCAAGATGACGGAAGAGGTGATTGTCATCGCCAAGTTTGACTACATGGCCCAGCAGGACCAGGAGCTGGACATTAAAAAGAACGAGCGTCTCTGGCTCCTCGACGACTCTAAGTCCTGGTGGAGAGTTCGAAATGCAACCAACAAAACTGGCTTTGTGCCATCAAACTATGTAGAGAGGAAAAACAGTGCCAGGAAAGCGTCTATAGTCAAGAATCTGAAAGACACGCTCG GGATTGGGAAGGTGAAGAGCAGAAAGGGGGGAATGAGAGACACGGCCTCCAACGCAGACTCGGACATGTATGCAGATAACGGCGAGCGGCTGTATGACCTTAACCTGCCTGCCCTGGTCAAGTTCAACTACTCGGCAGAGCGCGAGGATGAGCTGTCTCTGGTCAAAGGCACGCGGGTGGTGGTGATGGAGAAGTGCAGCGACGGCTGGTGGCGCGGCAGCCACAACGGACGGTCCGGATGGTTTCCATCCAACTACGTGACGGAGGATGTGGATGGCACCGTGGGGGGAGGCGGCATGGGAGGCTTCGGCGACCCGGCCGGATCACTAACGGAGAAACTCGCAGCTGTGGTGAACAGCACCACAAACGGGAACCGGGTGCTGCACACCGTTCAGGCGCTCTACCCGTTCAGCTCGGGCaacgaggaggagctgaactTTGAGAAGGGCGAAGTGATGGAGGTCGTGGAGAAGCCCGAGAACGACCCGGAGTGGTGGAAGTGCCGCAAGGTGGACGGACAGCTAGGCTTGGTACCTAAGAACTACGTCACTGTGCTGGACTCCACGTCCCATAAACCCACAGCGGGGTCTGCTGGGCCGCCTCCACCCGACTGTGACTACATCTCGCCGTCGGGCAGCGGGCACTTCGCCGGGAAGGAGTGGTACTACGGCAAGGTGACGCGCCACCAGGCAGAGGTGGCCCTGAACCAGAGAGGCATAGAGGGAGACTTCCTCATCCGAGACAGCGAGTCATCG ccAAACGGCTTTTCCATCTCCCTGAAGGCGCAAAGCAAGAACAAGCACTTCAAAGTGCTTGTTCAGCTGAAGGAAAACCTTTACTGCATTGGACAGCGCAAGTTCAACTCTATGGAAGAGCTTGTTGAACACTACAAAAAAGCCCCCATCTTCACCAGTGAGCAGGGAGACAAATTGTACCTGATCAAGGCCCTGGCTGCATCTTGA
- the nck1b gene encoding cytoplasmic protein NCK1 isoform X2, with protein MTEEVIVIAKFDYMAQQDQELDIKKNERLWLLDDSKSWWRVRNATNKTGFVPSNYVERKNSARKASIVKNLKDTLGIGKVKSRKGGMRDTASNADSDMYADNGERLYDLNLPALVKFNYSAEREDELSLVKGTRVVVMEKCSDGWWRGSHNGRSGWFPSNYVTEDVDGTVGGGGMGGFGDPAGSLTEKLAAVVNSTTNGNRVLHTVQALYPFSSGNEEELNFEKGEVMEVVEKPENDPEWWKCRKVDGQLGLVPKNYVTVLDSTSHKPTAGSAGPPPPDCDYISPSGSGHFAGKEWYYGKVTRHQAEVALNQRGIEGDFLIRDSESSPNGFSISLKAQSKNKHFKVLVQLKENLYCIGQRKFNSMEELVEHYKKAPIFTSEQGDKLYLIKALAAS; from the exons ATGACGGAAGAGGTGATTGTCATCGCCAAGTTTGACTACATGGCCCAGCAGGACCAGGAGCTGGACATTAAAAAGAACGAGCGTCTCTGGCTCCTCGACGACTCTAAGTCCTGGTGGAGAGTTCGAAATGCAACCAACAAAACTGGCTTTGTGCCATCAAACTATGTAGAGAGGAAAAACAGTGCCAGGAAAGCGTCTATAGTCAAGAATCTGAAAGACACGCTCG GGATTGGGAAGGTGAAGAGCAGAAAGGGGGGAATGAGAGACACGGCCTCCAACGCAGACTCGGACATGTATGCAGATAACGGCGAGCGGCTGTATGACCTTAACCTGCCTGCCCTGGTCAAGTTCAACTACTCGGCAGAGCGCGAGGATGAGCTGTCTCTGGTCAAAGGCACGCGGGTGGTGGTGATGGAGAAGTGCAGCGACGGCTGGTGGCGCGGCAGCCACAACGGACGGTCCGGATGGTTTCCATCCAACTACGTGACGGAGGATGTGGATGGCACCGTGGGGGGAGGCGGCATGGGAGGCTTCGGCGACCCGGCCGGATCACTAACGGAGAAACTCGCAGCTGTGGTGAACAGCACCACAAACGGGAACCGGGTGCTGCACACCGTTCAGGCGCTCTACCCGTTCAGCTCGGGCaacgaggaggagctgaactTTGAGAAGGGCGAAGTGATGGAGGTCGTGGAGAAGCCCGAGAACGACCCGGAGTGGTGGAAGTGCCGCAAGGTGGACGGACAGCTAGGCTTGGTACCTAAGAACTACGTCACTGTGCTGGACTCCACGTCCCATAAACCCACAGCGGGGTCTGCTGGGCCGCCTCCACCCGACTGTGACTACATCTCGCCGTCGGGCAGCGGGCACTTCGCCGGGAAGGAGTGGTACTACGGCAAGGTGACGCGCCACCAGGCAGAGGTGGCCCTGAACCAGAGAGGCATAGAGGGAGACTTCCTCATCCGAGACAGCGAGTCATCG ccAAACGGCTTTTCCATCTCCCTGAAGGCGCAAAGCAAGAACAAGCACTTCAAAGTGCTTGTTCAGCTGAAGGAAAACCTTTACTGCATTGGACAGCGCAAGTTCAACTCTATGGAAGAGCTTGTTGAACACTACAAAAAAGCCCCCATCTTCACCAGTGAGCAGGGAGACAAATTGTACCTGATCAAGGCCCTGGCTGCATCTTGA
- the nck1b gene encoding cytoplasmic protein NCK1 isoform X3 — MDMANLFKHFFRIGKVKSRKGGMRDTASNADSDMYADNGERLYDLNLPALVKFNYSAEREDELSLVKGTRVVVMEKCSDGWWRGSHNGRSGWFPSNYVTEDVDGTVGGGGMGGFGDPAGSLTEKLAAVVNSTTNGNRVLHTVQALYPFSSGNEEELNFEKGEVMEVVEKPENDPEWWKCRKVDGQLGLVPKNYVTVLDSTSHKPTAGSAGPPPPDCDYISPSGSGHFAGKEWYYGKVTRHQAEVALNQRGIEGDFLIRDSESSPNGFSISLKAQSKNKHFKVLVQLKENLYCIGQRKFNSMEELVEHYKKAPIFTSEQGDKLYLIKALAAS; from the exons ATGGACATGGCTAACCTATTCAAGCATTTCTTTC GGATTGGGAAGGTGAAGAGCAGAAAGGGGGGAATGAGAGACACGGCCTCCAACGCAGACTCGGACATGTATGCAGATAACGGCGAGCGGCTGTATGACCTTAACCTGCCTGCCCTGGTCAAGTTCAACTACTCGGCAGAGCGCGAGGATGAGCTGTCTCTGGTCAAAGGCACGCGGGTGGTGGTGATGGAGAAGTGCAGCGACGGCTGGTGGCGCGGCAGCCACAACGGACGGTCCGGATGGTTTCCATCCAACTACGTGACGGAGGATGTGGATGGCACCGTGGGGGGAGGCGGCATGGGAGGCTTCGGCGACCCGGCCGGATCACTAACGGAGAAACTCGCAGCTGTGGTGAACAGCACCACAAACGGGAACCGGGTGCTGCACACCGTTCAGGCGCTCTACCCGTTCAGCTCGGGCaacgaggaggagctgaactTTGAGAAGGGCGAAGTGATGGAGGTCGTGGAGAAGCCCGAGAACGACCCGGAGTGGTGGAAGTGCCGCAAGGTGGACGGACAGCTAGGCTTGGTACCTAAGAACTACGTCACTGTGCTGGACTCCACGTCCCATAAACCCACAGCGGGGTCTGCTGGGCCGCCTCCACCCGACTGTGACTACATCTCGCCGTCGGGCAGCGGGCACTTCGCCGGGAAGGAGTGGTACTACGGCAAGGTGACGCGCCACCAGGCAGAGGTGGCCCTGAACCAGAGAGGCATAGAGGGAGACTTCCTCATCCGAGACAGCGAGTCATCG ccAAACGGCTTTTCCATCTCCCTGAAGGCGCAAAGCAAGAACAAGCACTTCAAAGTGCTTGTTCAGCTGAAGGAAAACCTTTACTGCATTGGACAGCGCAAGTTCAACTCTATGGAAGAGCTTGTTGAACACTACAAAAAAGCCCCCATCTTCACCAGTGAGCAGGGAGACAAATTGTACCTGATCAAGGCCCTGGCTGCATCTTGA